In Polyodon spathula isolate WHYD16114869_AA chromosome 11, ASM1765450v1, whole genome shotgun sequence, one genomic interval encodes:
- the LOC121323410 gene encoding tubulin alpha-1A chain-like, with product MRECISIHVGQAGVQMGNACWELYCLEHGIQPDGQMPSDKTIGGGDDSFNTFFSETGAGKHVPRAVFVDLEPTVVDEVRTGTYRQLFHPEQLITGKEDAANNYARGHYTIGKEIIDLVLDRTRKLADQCTGLQGFLIFHSFGGGTGSGFTSLLMERLSVDYGKKSKLEFAVYPAPQISTAVVEPYNSILTTHTTLEHSDCAFMVDNEAIYDICRRNLDIERPTYTNLNRLIGQIVSSITASLRFDGALNVDLTEFQTNLVPYPRIHFPLATYAPVISAEKAYHEQLSVADITNACFEPANQMVKCDPRHGKYMACCMLYRGDVVPKDVNSAIATIKTKRTIQFVDWCPTGFKVGINYQPPTVVPGGDLAKVQRAVCMLSNTTAIAEAWARLDHKFDLMYAKRAFVHWYVGEGMEEGEFSEAREDMAALEKDYEEVGTDSMGDEGEGEEGEEY from the exons ATG CGTGAGTGTATTTCCATCCATGTTGGCCAAGCCGGAGTGCAGATGGGCAATGCCTGCTGGGAGCTCTACTGCCTGGAGCACGGGATCCAGCCTGATGGGCAGATGCCCAGTGACAAGACCATCGGAGGAGGAGACGATTCCTTCAACACCTTCTTCAGCGAGACTGGAGCTGGGAAACACGTCCCCAGAGCAGTTTTTGTGGACCTGGAGCCCACTGTGGTTG ATGAGGTTCGTACTGGAACCTACCGTCAGCTGTTCCACCCTGAGCAGCTCATCACCGGCAAGGAGGACGCTGCTAACAACTACGCCCGTGGGCACTACACCATTGGCAAAGAGATCATCGACCTGGTGCTTGACAGGACCCGCAAACTG GCTGACCAGTGCACAGGTCTCCAAGGCTTcctcatcttccacagctttggTGGTGGTACCGGTTCTGGTTTCACCTCCCTGCTGATGGAACGCCTCTCTGTTGACTACGGCAAGAAGTCCAAACTGGAGTTTGCTGTCTACCCGGCTCCCCAGATCTCCACAGCTGTTGTTGAGCCCTACAACTCCATCCTTACCACCCACACCACTCTGGAGCACTCCGACTGTGCCTTCATGGTAGACAACGAGGCCATCTATGATATTTGCCGCAGGAACCTGGACATTGAGCGCCCAACCTACACCAACCTGAACCGTCTCATTGGTCAAATTGTCTCCTCCATCACCGCCTCTCTGCGTTTTGATGGTGCCCTGAATGTTGACCTGACAGAGTTCCAGACCAACTTGGTGCCCTACCCCCGTATCCACTTCCCCCTGGCCACCTACGCCCCAGTTATCTCAGCTGAGAAGGCCTACCATGAGCAGCTGTCGGTTGCTGACATCACCAATGCCTGCTTTGAACCGGCCAACCAGATGGTGAAATGTGACCCCCGTCATGGCAAGTACATGGCCTGCTGCATGCTGTATCGTGGAGACGTGGTTCCCAAAGATGTCAACTCTGCTATCGCCACCATCAAGACGAAGAGAACCATCCAGTTTGTGGACTGGTGCCCCACTGGCTTCAAGGTGGGCATCAACTACCAGCCTCCGACTGTGGTGCCCGGGGGTGACCTGGCCAAGGTTCAGAGGGCCGTGTGCATGCTGAGCAACACCACCGCCATCGCTGAGGCCTGGGCCCGCCTGGACCACAAGTTCGACCTGATGTATGCCAAGCGTGCCTTCGTCCACTGGTATGTGGGGGAAGGTATGGAGGAAGGTGAGTTCTCTGAGGCCAGAGAGGACATGGCTGCCCTGGAGAAGGACTACGAGGAGGTTGGAACTGACAGCATG